In Cottoperca gobio unplaced genomic scaffold, fCotGob3.1 fCotGob3_78arrow_ctg1, whole genome shotgun sequence, a single genomic region encodes these proteins:
- the cart4 gene encoding cocaine- and amphetamine-regulated transcript 4: MESVRAAVYLSVCLSVLTSLCQGQRSPDNQLLSAPDEPLLGLTTKELAEALQGFLDEADSRVGLSVEKKASVIPRCDVGERCAMKHGPRIGRLCDCLRGTACNTFFLRCY; the protein is encoded by the exons ATGGAGAGCGTGCGTGCCGCTGTCtacctgtccgtctgtctgtccgtgctGACATCACTGTgtcagggtcagaggtcaccggACAACCAGCTGCTGTCGGCGCCGGACGAGCCGCTCCTCGGACTCACAACCAAAGAGCTG gctgagGCTCTGCAGGGCTTCCTGGATGAAGCTGACAGCAGGGTGGGTCTCTCTGTGGAGAAGAAAGCCAGCGTCATCCCGCGG tgtGATGTAGGTGAACGCTGTGCGATGAAACACGGTCCTCGTATCGGTcgactgtgtgactgtctgaGAGGAACAGCCTGTAACACCTTCTTCCTGCGCTgctactga
- the LOC115006266 gene encoding zinc finger protein 3 homolog encodes MCKVQMLRALVKQRLTAAAEEIFVLFERTIAEYEEELCRSKEENERQRKLLDAVLKPQLRLHRADVKQLLLVKEEVPPEQQEWSSSLYQEDPEPPPHIKEEQEELWSSHEGEQLQGLEEADITKFTFTPVPVKSEDDEEKPQSSQLHQRQTEHMETGADGEDCGGPEPARNSDPETHLQPDTEDKTGDSSDTDDSEDWKETREPPSGLNSLGNEEVPISDSRSSAGEKPFSCSECWKRFGRNEHLKIHMKTHTGEKPFSCSQCGKIFGTKGSLKRHNKTHTGEKPFSCSQCGKRFGRNEHLKIHMKTHTGDSYEPDDSEDWKETKEPPSGLNSLENDVPVSDSRSSAGEKQFSCSQCGKRFGRNEHLKIHMKTHTGEKQFSCRVVEDCGGPEPARNSDPETHLHPDTEEKTGDSYEPDDSENWKETKEPPSGLNSLENDVPVSDSRSSAGEKQFSCSQCGKTFGSQGQLNRHMRIHTGEKTYSCSVCKKSFKSSGQLKKHMVVHTGEKPFSCSVCNKRFTRRYWIKTHHCAGHQSSQLHQSQTENKVPLSSERHDTAEKPFSCSDCGKIFGQNHHLKRHRRSHTGEKPFSCSVCEKRFARRETLQKHMNTHTGEKLFDCSVCDKKCLRKAHLKRHMKTHAGEKPFSC; translated from the exons ATGTGTAAAGTCCAAATGCTGAGAGCGTTGGTGAAGCAGCGACTAACTGCGGCTGCTGAAGAGATATTTGTGCTGTTTGAAAGAACGATAGCAGAGTACGAGGAGGAACTGTGTCGTTCAAAAGAGGAGAACGAGCGACAACGGAAACTACTGGACGCTGTGCTCAAGCCTCAGCTTCGGTTACACAGAGCAG ACgtgaagcagctgctgctggttaAAGAAGAGGTTCCCCCTGAGCAGCAGGAGTGGAGCTCCAGTCTGTACCAGGAGGACCCAGAGCCCCCCCCACACATtaaagaggaacaggaggaactcTGGAGCAGTCATGAGGGAGAGCAGCTTCAAGGGCTGGAGGAGGCTGATATCACCAAGTTCACATTCACTCCTGTCCCTGTGAAgagtgaagatgatgaagagaaacCTCAGTCCTCACAGCTTCATCAAAGACAAACTGAACACATGGAAacaggagctgatggagaggaCTGTGGAGGACCAGAACCAGCCAGGAACTCAGATCCAGAGACACATTTACAGCCAGATACTGAGGACAAGACTGGAGACTCTTCTGACACTGATGACAGTGAGGATTGGAAGGAGACCAGAGAACCTCCGTCAGGTTTAAACTCTCTAGGAAATGAAGAAGTCCCCATCAGTGATTCCAGAAGTAGTGCTGGAGAGAAACCATTCAGCTGCTCTGAGTGTTGGAAAAGATTTGGTCGCAATGAACATCTGAAGATCCACATGAAAactcacacaggagagaaaccatTCAGCTGCTCTCAGTGTGGGAAAATCTTTGGCACCAAGGGGAGTCTGAAGAGACACAACAAAACGCATACAGGAGAGAAACCATTCAGCTGCTCTCAGTGTGGGAAAAGATTTGGTCGCAATGAACATCTGAAGATTCACATGAAAACTCACACTGGAGACTCTTATGAACCTGATGACAGTGAGGATTGGAAGGAGACCAAAGAACCTCCGTCAGGTTTAAACTCTTTGGAAAATGACGTCCCCGTCAGTGATTCTAGAAGTAGTGCTGGAGAGAAACAATTCAGCTGCTCTCAGTGTGGGAAAAGATTTGGTCGCAATGAACATCTGAAGATCCACATGAAAACTCACACGGGAGAGAAACAATTCAGCTGCCGTGTTGTAGAGGACTGTGGAGGACCAGAACCAGCCAGGAACTCAGATCCAGAGACACATTTACACCCAGATACTGAGGAGAAGACTGGAGACTCTTATGAACCTGATGACAGTGAGAATTGGAAGGAGACCAAAGAACCTCCGTCAGGTTTAAACTCTTTGGAAAATGACGTCCCCGTCAGTGATTCTAGAAGTAGTGCTGGAGAGAAACAATTCAGCTGCTCTCAGTGTGGGAAAACATTTGGCTCCCAGGGACAACTGAACAGACACATGAGaattcacacaggagagaaaacttaCAGCTGCTCAGTTTGTAAGAAATCTTTTAAATCGAGTGGTCAGCTGAAGAAACATATGGTAgttcacacaggagagaaacctttcagctgcagtgtttgtAACAAAAGATTCACTCGGCGTTATTGGATCAAAACACATCACTGTGCTGGTCATCAGTCCTCTCAGCTTCATCAGAGTCAAACTGAGAACAAAGTCCCCCTCAGTAGTGAGAGACATGACACTGCAGAGAAACCCTTCAGCTGCTCTGACTGTGGGAAAATCTTTGGCCAGAACCACCATCTGAAGAGACACAGGAGAtctcacacaggagagaaaccctTCAGCTGCTCAGTCTGTGAGAAACGTTTTGCACGGAGAGAAActttacagaaacacatgaatactCACACGGGAGAGAAATTGTTTGATTGCTCAGTTTGTGATAAAAAATGTTTGCGCAAGGCACATCTGAAGAGACACATGAAGACTCATGCAGGAGAGAAACCCTTCAGCTGCTGA
- the LOC115006267 gene encoding oocyte zinc finger protein XlCOF22-like, translated as VQQLLLVKEEVPPKQQECSSSLDQEDPEPPSHIKEEQEELRINQEGEQLQGLEEAITKFTFTLVPVKSEDDEEKPQSSQLHQRQTEHMETGADGEDCGGPEPARNSDPETHLQPDTEDKTGDSSDTDDSEDWKETREPPSGLGNVEVPVSVSRSSALEKPFSCSECGKTFGARGNLNRHIIGHTGEKPFSCSVCKKSFPQRTNLKKHMRTHTGEKPFSCSVCKKSFPQRGNLKKHMNIHTGEKPFRCTVCKKSFAHRGILKNHMRTHTGEKPFSCIVCDRRFARRYQVKQHKCDVPQSSQLHQTQTEETREPPSGLNSLGNEEVPVSNSRSSAGDNPFSCSQCGRRFGARGSLNRHMRTHTIEKGFSCSVCKKSLTKKANLKKHMRTHTGEKPFSCSVCKKSFPQRVNLKKHMYVHIAEKPFSCLVCNKSFGQRGILQNHMRTHTGEKPYSCSVCDGRFSIKTHLKLHMRTHTGEKPFSCSVCDKRFARRDQVKTHKCVGRQSSQLHQTQTEENREAQPPASSSTEHMETGADGEDCVGPEPARNSDRERHLQPDTEDKTGDSSDTDDSEDWKETREPLSGLNSLGNDVLVSDSRCSAGKKPFSCSECGKTFVLKGNLNLHMRTHTGEKPFSCSVCKKSFGRRSHLQKHTRTHTGEKPNSCSVCDARFTCKDNLNLHMTIHTGEKPNICSVCGRGFRRKVDLKSHMLTHTGTKPFRCSVCEKSFTQSGSLKEHMRIHTGEKPYSCSVCNKIFTWRRQVKKHKCVGPQSSQLHQTEESREAEPPVSSSTEHMETGADGEDCGGPEPAVK; from the coding sequence acgtgcagcagctgctgctggttaAAGAAGAGGTTCCCCCTAAACAGCAGGAGTGTAGTTCCAGTCTGGACCAGGAGGACCCAGAGCCCCCCTCACACATtaaagaggaacaggaggaactcCGTATCaatcaggagggagagcagcttcaAGGGCTGGAGGAGGCTATCACCAAGTTCACATTCACTCTTGTCCCTGTGAAGagtgaggatgatgaagagaaaCCTCAGTCCTCACAGCTTCATCAAAGACAAACTGAACACATGGAAacaggagctgatggagaggaCTGTGGAGGACCAGAACCAGCCAGGAACTCAGATCCAGAGACACATTTACAGCCAGATACTGAGGACAAGACTGGAGACTCTTCTGACACTGATGACAGTGAGGATTGGAAGGAGACCAGAGAACCCCCGTCAGGTCTTGGAAATGTAGAAGTCCCCGTCAGTGTTTCCAGAAGTAGTGCTTTAGAGAAACCATTCAGCTGCTCTGAGTGTGGGAAAACATTTGGCGCCAGGGGAAATCTGAACAGACACATAATAggtcacacaggagagaaaccatTCAGTTGCTCAGTCTGTAAGAAATCTTTTCCACAGAGAACAaatttaaagaaacacatgagaactcacacaggagagaaaccatTCAGCTGTTCAGTCTGTAAGAAATCTTTTCCACAGAGAGGAaatttaaagaaacacatgaatatccacacaggagagaaaccatTCAGGTGCACAGTCTGTAAGAAATCTTTTGCACATAGAGGAATTTTAAAGAACCACATGAGAactcacacaggagagaaaccatTCAGCTGCATTGTTTGTGACAGAAGATTTGCCCGACGTTATCAGGTCAAACAACACAAGTGTGATGTTCCTCAGTCCTCACAGCTTCATCAAACTCAAACTGAGGAGACCAGAGAACCTCCGTCAGGTTTAAACTCTCTGGGAAATGAAGAAGTCCCCGTCAGTAATTCCAGAAGTAGTGCTGGAGACAATCCATTCAGCTGCTCTCAGTGTGGGAGAAGATTTGGCGCCAGGGGATCTCTGAACAGACACATGAGAACTCACACAATAGAGAAAGGATTCAGCTGCTCAGTCTGTAAGAAATCCCTTACAAAGAAAGCTaatttaaagaaacacatgagaactcacacaggagagaaaccatTCAGCTGCTCAGTCTGTAAGAAATCTTTTCCACAGAGAGTAaatttaaagaaacacatgtaTGTCCACATAGCAGAGAAACCATTCAGCTGCTTAGTCTGTAATAAATCTTTTGGACAGAGAGGAATTTTACAGAACCACATGAGAactcacacaggagagaaaccttACAGCTGCTCAGTTTGTGATGGAAGATTTTCGATAAAGACTCATCTTAAACTACACATGAGAACTCACACGGGAGAGAAACCAttcagctgcagtgtttgtgaCAAAAGATTTGCCCGACGTGATCAGGTCAAAACACATAAGTGTGTTGGTCGTCAGTCCTCACAGCTTCATCAAACTCAAActgaggagaacagagaggcaCAGCCACCAGCCAGTAGCTCAACTGAACACATGGAAacaggagctgatggagaggaCTGTGTAGGACCAGAACCAGCCAGGAACTCAGATAGAGAAAGACATTTACAGCCAGATACTGAGGACAAGACTGGAGACTCTTCTGACACTGATGACAGTGAGGATTGGAAGGAGACCAGAGAACCTCTGTCAGGTTTAAACTCTCTGGGAAATGACGTCCTCGTCAGTGATTCTAGATGTAGTGCTGGAAAGAAACCATTCAGCTGCTCTGAGTGTGGGAAAACATTTGTCTTGAAAGGAAATCTGAATCTACACATGAGAactcacacaggagagaaaccatTCAGCTGCTCAGTCTGTAAGAAATCTTTTGGACGGAGAAgtcatttacaaaaacacacaagaactcacacaggagagaaacctaATAGTTGCTCAGTTTGTGATGCAAGATTTACTTGCAAGGATAATCTGAATCTACACATGACaatccacacaggagagaaaccaaatatctgctctgtgtgtgggAGAGGATTTCGTCGGAAAGTAGATCTAAAAAGTCACATGTTAACTCACACAGGAACAAAACCATTCCGCTGCTCAGTTTGTGAGAAATCTTTTACACAGAGTGGAAGTTTAAAGGAacacatgagaatccacacaggagagaaaccatACAGCTGCAGTGTTTGTAACAAAATATTCACCTGGCGTCGACAGGTCAAAAAACACAAGTGTGTTGGTCCTCAGTCCTCACAGCTTCATCAAactgaggagagcagagaggcagagccTCCAGTCAGCAGCTCAACTGAACACATGGAAacaggagctgatggagaggaCTGTGGAGGACCAGAACCAGCTGTTAAATGA